Proteins from a single region of Nocardiopsis dassonvillei subsp. dassonvillei DSM 43111:
- a CDS encoding helix-turn-helix domain-containing protein has translation MYPRFLTLTDRERIADLHHQGQSLRAIGRQPGRPASTIKQTLGAANTAEKQSRNHDKPETQSECRARHCGHTRRAIWRTGRSGARRSWSGCCGPICARSSDSPVCCAVSSDRSGWFRALFRQAPHQRSVKSKYNPLRRRVHFSLFPYKISVGNPLPFLRQ, from the coding sequence GTGTACCCGCGTTTTCTGACTCTGACCGACCGGGAACGGATCGCGGATCTGCACCACCAAGGCCAGAGCCTGCGAGCGATCGGGCGCCAACCGGGGCGCCCTGCCTCGACCATCAAACAGACGCTCGGCGCTGCCAATACCGCGGAAAAGCAGTCCAGAAATCATGACAAACCGGAAACCCAATCGGAGTGCCGGGCGAGACACTGTGGGCACACCCGAAGGGCCATCTGGCGAACCGGGCGTTCCGGAGCTCGGAGGAGCTGGAGCGGGTGCTGCGGTCCCATCTGTGCTCGGTCCAGTGACAGCCCGGTTTGTTGCGCGGTTTCATCCGATCGGTCCGGTTGGTTCCGTGCCCTATTCCGTCAAGCGCCTCATCAAAGATCAGTAAAATCGAAGTATAACCCCTTGAGGAGGCGGGTACATTTTTCACTCTTTCCATATAAGATTTCAGTAGGGAATCCGCTGCCGTTTCTGAGACAATGA